The stretch of DNA ACCCAATATGCTCTCTGGGGCTGAATAATCTGCAGTACCCAAGATTCGGTCTCGTGGTAAGGGGCTGGTGATCTCAGCAATACCTTTAATAAAACAGGCGCCAAAATCGATGATCTTCAGCCTCCCCTCATTGGTCAACATTAGATTGTCCGGCTTAAGGTCTTGGTGCAACGTTTCTTTACGATGAAATGCTCGTATCCCCGTCTCTAGCTGTTTTAACAGCTCTAATACCGCTTGAACTTCGGGTGTTGGATTGTGTTTGATCCATTGACTCAACGAATGACCGGCAAGGTATTCGGTTAAATAGTAGAGTGCCGACTTCTCTCTATTTCGATCGATTATCGACACCACATAAGGGCTATTAATACGTTTGCCAATCCAGCTTTCAAGCAGAAATCGCTCTATGTAGGCCGCATCATCTAAATAGTTGATAGACGGTGTTTTCATGCACATCAAACTCCCCAGCTCATTTTTAACTAAATAGACTTGGCTCCTCTGGCTTTCGTGCAACACATCAACCACCTTGTAACCGTCTAACGTCATACCAATGCTGAGCGGTGGTGGAAATGGCAGTTTAGATAGGCTTTGATAAACCTCATCAATGTTTTTATCCGGTAAGGCCTCGATATGCAGCAGTTGGCAACTAGCGTTATCCTGAGAACGGTAATTGAACGCGTTATCAACCATCGCCATACAAAACTGATCACAATCTTCATCGGTAAATCCAGCACTTTTCCCTGCATCATAACGACTTTGGGAAAACTGCTGCAGTCTTGCCTCAATTTCGACGTCGGTAATGACATCATGCACACCATCTGTGGTGAGCAAATACAGATCGTCCTTGGCTATTGCTAACATTCGGTAATCTACGTCAACGTTGACATCTAACCCCATGGCTCGGGCCAGGTACTGCTGGTTTTTCCCCACAAGGCTGGTGTGATCATGGCTAAGTTTATCAAGCGTGCCATCGCGATAACGGTAAACTCTTGAGTCCCCAACATGAAACATATGTAGATGACAGGATTTAAAGACTAATGCGCTAAAGGTACATACGTAGCCCCGCCTGGCATCGCGGTAATCTTGCCCTAATCCGTAAAGCCATCGATTCAGTGCCGTTAATACTTGAGTACTAGACTTTTCTACCGACCAAAGATCAGGAGTCGAGTAGTAATCCGCGAGGAAATTACTCACACTAATAGCGGAGGCGGCAGCGCCACTTTCGGCCGTACTCACGCCATCACTTATTGCAGCAACAGCCCCCTTAGTTGTGAGCATGAGCCCACTTGGAATACGGATCCCAATAGCATCCTCATTTGTGGCTTTAATGCCCTTATCAGAATACTGACCAGCCGCTATCATTAAGCCGTTAGCAGGTTTTAATGAGGCTATAGTATTGCTATCTTTGAAGAGTTCATCGGTTTTATCCAAGGTCTGCCTAGCCATGTTCAATAAACTCATGATTAGTTGACGCTAATCAAGGTAACTTCACCTTTCTCATTTACTTCCACGATATGGCCTTTGGGCTCGGTCATCAGGAACAATGTAAAAAAGCCAAATAGCGCACTAGCCGCAATAATGTAGAAGAATGTTTGCGTTGATACCATTGAATAAGCGGTTAAAAAGAACACTGCGCCCACATTGCCATATGCTCCAGTCATACCAGCTATCTGGCCAGTCAAACGGCGCTTAATCAGTGGCACAGCCGCGAATACAGCGCCCTCTCCAGCTTGAACGAAAAACGAGCAAGCCATCACCATCAAGATCGCTAAAGGCAATGCCCAGCTACCATCAATTTGCGCAACTCCTAAATAGCCGATGGCGAGTCCTGCCGTTAAAATCAATAACGTTGATTTGCGGCCAAAACGATCACTTAACCAACCTCCTCCAGGACGAGACATTAAATTCATAAAGGCATATGAAGACGCCACCATTCCCGCTTGAGCAAAACCAAGCTCAAATGTCTCGGCAAAGAAAAGCGGCAACATAGAAACAACTGCCAGTTCAGAGCCAAATGTTGAAAAGTACAATACATTGAGCACTGCCACCTGCTTAAACTCGTAGCGTTCAAACTCTGGGATCGTGCCAGTAAACACTTGTTTGTTAACTTGATAAGTCTGATATACGTCAATGATAAATATGGCGATAAGTAGCGCATAAATGCCATTGGTGACTTGTTGGCTAAACATCACCACGCCGGTGGGTGACAATTTCCAAGCCAGCAATGCTAACGTGGCATACATAGGCACTTTCATGATCAGTAACAACACAAAATCGCCCTTACTAGTGACTTCCAGTGCCCCCGCCTTTTTCGGTTTAAAGTAGGTTGAGCCTTTAGGAGTATCTGTCACATTAAAATAGTAGATAAATGCAAAACCTAAGCTCATCAAACCGGTAAGACCAATGGCATAGCGCCATCCATCTGGCCCTCCAAATGCTAATGCTATCGTAGGCAACGTAAAGGCGGCCGCCGCTGAACCAAAGTTCCCCCAACCACCATAGATCCCCTCTGCAGTACCTAACTCCTTCGCAGGGAACCATTCACTGACCATGCGAATACCGACAACAAAACCTGCGCCAATAAAACCAAGGAGGAAACGTGCTAATGCCAGTTGCTCGAAAGTCGTCCCCAAAGCAAACATAAAGCAAGGGATAGAGCAAAAGCCAAGTAGTAAGGAGTAAACCAATCTGGGTCCATACTTATCGGTCACCATACCGATCAATACTCGAGCCGGGATAGTTAAGGCGACATTGAGAATAAGCAGGGTCTTTATTTGCGATGTCGTCAGCCCAATACTTTCAGCAATCACCCCCAGCAGAGGCGCCGCATTAAACCAAACCATAAAGGTAATGAAAAATGCCATCCAGCTTAGGTGCATCATTTTCATTTTTCCTGAAAACGAAAACAGCTTAAATGTTGACTGACTTACATTGTTATTACTCATACTGTCCTTGAACATAATAGCGACCTCATCCTTAAGCTAATGCACGCGCCAGGACGTTGCCCGACTGACGTTTGATTTCAAAAATATCGACACTTAGCGCTTCATTTTCCAAACACTGGCCAGTCGTTAAACTGTAATGTTGCTTATGAATTGGGGAGGCGACAAACAGCTCATTATTGAGTTCACACAATAGTCCACGCGACAGCACGCTAACCCCGGTAGCGGGGTCAATATTATCTATCGCGAATATTCCCGCCTCTCCCAAATGAAATACCGCAACAGCTCGACCAGCAACCCAAGCGGCAACCCCTCTTTTTGCCGGCAGTACCGACTCTTCGCAAATAGTGACCCAACTCATACCAACGCCTCCTCGTTATCCAATAGGGTGATAGCAATATTGCCAGCCCCTGACTCACGGTTATTTATCGCAGCAAAAGTCTGCACATCTGATGTTATTGGGAATTTTTGTTCACGTTGATATTGATAGTGTTTTTCAGCGTTCATCGGCGCCTCTTCTGGATTAACAAACTCACTAAAGCGCTGCAAAAAAACGTCATCTTGTAAGCTGGTTTTCCATTCACACTGATAATTAGCCACCACTTTATCCATCTGCAGCTCTAATTCATGATTCACACCTAGTGCGTCATCAATGATCACCGACTGCAAATACTCAAGCCCACCAGCAAGTGACTCCATCCACACTGAAGTGCGTTGTAGTCGAGCGGCTGTTTTGGTGTAGAACATCAGTACACGGTCGATGTACTGAACTAATTGTTCAGTAGAAAGATCAGTGGCAAATAGATCACCGTGTCTTGGTCGCATGCCGCCATTACCACACACAAACAGGTTCCATCCTTTTTCAGTGGCTATCACACCGATATCTTTACTTTGTGCTTCGGCGCACTCTCTTGTGCAGCCCGACACGGCAAACTTAATCTTATGGGGAGAACGCAGACCCTTATATCGATGCTCCAACGCAATCGCTAACCCGACAGCATCTTGCACACC from Shewanella sp. Choline-02u-19 encodes:
- the nirD gene encoding nitrite reductase small subunit NirD, which translates into the protein MSWVTICEESVLPAKRGVAAWVAGRAVAVFHLGEAGIFAIDNIDPATGVSVLSRGLLCELNNELFVASPIHKQHYSLTTGQCLENEALSVDIFEIKRQSGNVLARALA
- a CDS encoding NarK family nitrate/nitrite MFS transporter → MSNNNVSQSTFKLFSFSGKMKMMHLSWMAFFITFMVWFNAAPLLGVIAESIGLTTSQIKTLLILNVALTIPARVLIGMVTDKYGPRLVYSLLLGFCSIPCFMFALGTTFEQLALARFLLGFIGAGFVVGIRMVSEWFPAKELGTAEGIYGGWGNFGSAAAAFTLPTIALAFGGPDGWRYAIGLTGLMSLGFAFIYYFNVTDTPKGSTYFKPKKAGALEVTSKGDFVLLLIMKVPMYATLALLAWKLSPTGVVMFSQQVTNGIYALLIAIFIIDVYQTYQVNKQVFTGTIPEFERYEFKQVAVLNVLYFSTFGSELAVVSMLPLFFAETFELGFAQAGMVASSYAFMNLMSRPGGGWLSDRFGRKSTLLILTAGLAIGYLGVAQIDGSWALPLAILMVMACSFFVQAGEGAVFAAVPLIKRRLTGQIAGMTGAYGNVGAVFFLTAYSMVSTQTFFYIIAASALFGFFTLFLMTEPKGHIVEVNEKGEVTLISVN
- a CDS encoding bifunctional protein-serine/threonine kinase/phosphatase, whose amino-acid sequence is MARQTLDKTDELFKDSNTIASLKPANGLMIAAGQYSDKGIKATNEDAIGIRIPSGLMLTTKGAVAAISDGVSTAESGAAASAISVSNFLADYYSTPDLWSVEKSSTQVLTALNRWLYGLGQDYRDARRGYVCTFSALVFKSCHLHMFHVGDSRVYRYRDGTLDKLSHDHTSLVGKNQQYLARAMGLDVNVDVDYRMLAIAKDDLYLLTTDGVHDVITDVEIEARLQQFSQSRYDAGKSAGFTDEDCDQFCMAMVDNAFNYRSQDNASCQLLHIEALPDKNIDEVYQSLSKLPFPPPLSIGMTLDGYKVVDVLHESQRSQVYLVKNELGSLMCMKTPSINYLDDAAYIERFLLESWIGKRINSPYVVSIIDRNREKSALYYLTEYLAGHSLSQWIKHNPTPEVQAVLELLKQLETGIRAFHRKETLHQDLKPDNLMLTNEGRLKIIDFGACFIKGIAEITSPLPRDRILGTADYSAPESILGYQVNQKADLYSIAVIAFEMLTGRLPFDGKQSHCKTKQDFLRLKYTPSYDINPLVPIWMDKALKKGLSVAPEQRQADSREWLFEMTQPVTHWQQSAVKAPLMETKPLLFWQSLSAFFGLLTLLLALFKGG